One window of Chamaesiphon minutus PCC 6605 genomic DNA carries:
- a CDS encoding glycosyltransferase family 2 protein, with the protein MSTQRAKSVFFSIVIPTYNRLPILQKCLRALEIQTLDEKIVTGYEVVVVDDGSTDGTIEWLQNSTNELPHLKIYEQAHKGASAARNMGVERATGDTIVFIDSDIVVTPTFLQCHADVLLAKQAELGNDRVFTYGAVINTANFESPTSEPYKLLDFSNAYFATTNVAIAKHWLIEVGLFDLDFDLYGWEDLELGVRLKNQGIQMVKCPEAVGYHWHPAFSLDRIPRSIEQELERGKMGVIFYKKHPTMDVKIMIQMTVFHRILWNILSLGGLLNERTMKPLLQWSIDRGNPQLAEQFARIFLNQYSVQEVHRAYQASLRASE; encoded by the coding sequence ATGTCAACTCAGAGGGCAAAATCGGTGTTTTTTAGTATCGTCATTCCTACTTACAACAGACTCCCCATTCTACAAAAATGCTTGAGAGCACTAGAAATTCAAACCCTGGACGAGAAGATCGTAACTGGTTATGAAGTAGTCGTCGTCGATGATGGTTCGACTGATGGCACGATCGAGTGGTTGCAAAATAGCACTAATGAATTGCCACATCTCAAGATCTACGAACAAGCTCACAAGGGTGCCTCCGCTGCCCGTAACATGGGCGTAGAGCGAGCCACTGGAGATACAATTGTCTTTATCGATAGCGATATCGTCGTGACGCCGACATTTCTGCAATGTCATGCCGATGTGCTGCTGGCAAAACAAGCAGAACTGGGTAACGATCGCGTCTTTACTTACGGTGCCGTAATTAATACTGCCAATTTTGAATCCCCCACTAGCGAACCTTACAAACTGCTCGACTTTTCTAATGCTTATTTTGCTACCACTAATGTGGCGATCGCCAAACATTGGTTGATCGAAGTTGGCTTATTCGATTTGGATTTCGATCTCTATGGCTGGGAAGATTTAGAGCTAGGCGTCCGGCTCAAAAACCAAGGCATCCAGATGGTTAAATGCCCCGAAGCTGTTGGTTATCATTGGCATCCAGCTTTCTCACTCGATCGGATTCCTCGCTCGATCGAGCAAGAATTAGAACGCGGCAAAATGGGTGTAATTTTCTACAAGAAGCATCCAACTATGGATGTAAAAATTATGATTCAGATGACAGTTTTTCATCGGATCTTGTGGAACATTCTCTCGCTCGGTGGCTTGCTCAACGAACGCACGATGAAGCCTTTATTACAGTGGTCGATCGATCGTGGCAATCCCCAATTAGCCGAACAGTTTGCCAGAATTTTCCTCAATCAATATAGCGTCCAGGAAGTCCATCGCGCTTATCAAGCTAGTCTCAGAGCGAGCGAATAA
- a CDS encoding ABC transporter ATP-binding protein, giving the protein MASIIVDRLSKVYPVAIKEPGLNGTIKHFFQRTYKQIHAVRDISFQIEAGEVVGFLGANGAGKTTTLKMLSGLIHPSTGLVKVAGQTPFKRETAFLKQITLVMGQKQQLIWDLPALDSLKINAAVYGLSDRTAQFRIYELAEMLAIQDKLTQPVRKLSLGERMKAELLAALLHEPQVLFLDEPTLGLDVNAQVAVRKFLSEYNQRYNATILLTSHYMADITALCDRVLVINQGQLIYDGNLNGLVDRFSPCREVNVEFKHIYPQDKLAMYADVRSVEGASAKFLVPQEMLTKTVSQILGELEVVDLSITDPPIDDVIGQIFQSGTAETAIPA; this is encoded by the coding sequence ATGGCTAGTATTATTGTCGATCGCCTGAGTAAGGTTTATCCGGTGGCAATTAAAGAGCCGGGTTTGAATGGTACTATCAAGCATTTTTTCCAACGTACTTACAAACAGATTCACGCGGTACGGGACATTTCCTTCCAGATTGAGGCAGGAGAAGTTGTCGGCTTTTTGGGTGCAAATGGCGCGGGTAAAACAACCACACTCAAGATGCTCAGCGGTTTGATTCATCCATCGACTGGGCTGGTAAAAGTAGCAGGGCAAACTCCCTTCAAACGCGAGACTGCATTCTTAAAGCAAATTACTCTAGTCATGGGGCAAAAACAACAGCTAATTTGGGACTTACCCGCATTAGATTCACTTAAGATTAATGCTGCTGTCTACGGTTTGAGCGATCGCACCGCCCAATTTCGGATTTATGAATTAGCCGAAATGCTGGCGATTCAAGACAAGCTGACTCAACCCGTGCGTAAATTATCGTTAGGCGAACGGATGAAAGCCGAATTACTCGCCGCGTTACTCCACGAACCGCAGGTACTTTTTCTCGACGAACCGACACTCGGATTGGATGTCAATGCTCAGGTAGCAGTCAGGAAATTTTTGAGCGAATACAATCAGCGATACAACGCCACAATTTTGCTCACGAGTCACTATATGGCGGATATTACCGCACTGTGCGATCGAGTCTTAGTCATCAATCAAGGGCAATTAATTTATGATGGCAATCTCAATGGTTTAGTCGATCGGTTTTCGCCATGTCGGGAAGTAAATGTCGAATTCAAACATATTTATCCCCAAGATAAGTTAGCCATGTATGCCGACGTGCGATCGGTTGAAGGTGCATCGGCGAAGTTTTTGGTACCCCAAGAAATGCTCACCAAAACTGTCTCCCAAATCTTAGGCGAATTAGAAGTAGTCGATCTCAGTATTACCGATCCACCGATCGATGATGTCATCGGCCAAATTTTTCAATCTGGCACAGCCGAAACAGCCATCCCTGCCTAA
- a CDS encoding ABC transporter permease, which produces MKRLFKISRSLLVTYYAYMLEYRAELLLWALSGSLPFILMGVWTQAAQQGNFGLSSIDFARYFLAVYLVRQLTVVWVIWDFEREIVDGKLSFRLLQPLDPVWHHIWSHIGERFARLPFIFGLVALFFCLYPSAFWIPSLSTLGLFTIASACAFALTFLIQYTLAMFAFWTEKASSIQEVVFLVNLFLSGAIAPLEIFPPAVRTIAFWTPFPYIINFPASIITGLQVDIIRSFGIIFIWLLVFSIANRWLWRKGIRQYSGMGA; this is translated from the coding sequence ATGAAACGACTATTCAAAATCTCTCGATCGCTGCTAGTGACCTACTACGCCTACATGCTAGAATATCGGGCAGAATTGCTATTGTGGGCACTTTCAGGGTCGTTACCGTTCATTTTAATGGGCGTGTGGACGCAAGCCGCACAACAGGGTAACTTTGGTTTATCCTCGATCGATTTCGCACGATATTTCCTAGCGGTTTATTTGGTTCGTCAACTTACTGTTGTGTGGGTAATTTGGGATTTCGAGCGTGAGATTGTCGATGGAAAGTTATCGTTTCGATTGCTACAGCCATTAGATCCTGTCTGGCATCATATTTGGTCGCATATTGGCGAACGATTTGCTAGATTGCCCTTTATCTTTGGATTGGTTGCCTTATTTTTCTGTTTGTATCCGAGTGCCTTTTGGATACCAAGTTTGAGTACATTGGGATTATTTACAATTGCCAGTGCTTGTGCATTTGCACTGACTTTTCTGATTCAATATACGTTAGCAATGTTTGCATTCTGGACTGAGAAAGCTAGTTCGATTCAGGAAGTAGTATTTTTAGTAAATCTCTTTTTGTCAGGCGCGATCGCTCCTCTCGAAATCTTTCCACCAGCAGTTAGAACGATTGCTTTTTGGACACCTTTTCCCTATATTATTAACTTTCCGGCCAGCATTATCACTGGATTGCAAGTCGATATCATACGGAGTTTTGGCATTATCTTCATTTGGCTGCTTGTCTTCTCGATCGCCAATCGCTGGCTCTGGCGCAAAGGCATCCGTCAGTACTCTGGAATGGGAGCATAA